The sequence CAGACCGAGGAACCGCCCCCGCCGTTTCTGGCCTCGCCGGCCGAGGCGATGGCGCTCTTCCTGACCGAGCTGCGGCAGGGGCACGGCTCGGTGGAGGGCTACCTGCGCCACGCCGGAGTGACCGACGACCAGCTCGCCGCCCTCCGCGACCACCTGCTGGACTAGCCGGCGTCCCGCACGGGCCACCCGCGATGCCCGACCGCCGGCCGCGCCGCAGGACGGCGGCGGGCCGGCGGTCGGTACGAGTGGTCAGAGGACGCGCTGCACCCAGCCGTGCGGGTCCTCGGCCTCGCCGCGCTGGATCGACACGAGCTGCTCGCGCAGCGCCATGGTCGACCGGCCCGGCTCGCCCCCGCCGATGAGGAACTCCCCGTCGGGGAAGCGCACCCGGCCGATCGGGGTGACCACCGCGGCGGTGCCGCAGGCGAAGACCTCACGCAGCCGACCGCTGGCGGCGTCCGCCTGCCAGTCGGCGAAGCTGACCGGCCGCTCCTCGACCCGGTGCCCGGCCGCGGCGGCCAGGGTGAGCACCGCGTCGCGGGTGATGCCGGGCAGGATCGTGCCGGTCAGCGGCGGGGTGACCAGGGTGTTGTCGTCGTAGACGAAGAAGACGTTCATGCCGCCCAGCTCGTCGACGAACCGGCGCTCCACCGCGTCGAGGAAGACCACCTGGTCGCAGCCCGCCTCGATCGCCTCGGCCTGGGCGGCCAGCGAGGCGGCGTAGTTGCCGCCGCACTTCGCCGCGCCGGTGCCACCGGGCGCCGCACGGGTGTAGTCCGGGGAGACCCAGACGGTGACCGGCTTGACCCCGCCGGCGAAGTACGCCCCGGCCGGTGAGGCGATCACGCAGTAGAGGTACTCGTTGGCCGGGCGGACGCCGAGGAAGACCTCGCTGGCGAACATGAAGGGCCGCAGGTAGAGGCTGGCGTCCGGCCCGTCCGGGATCCACTCCCGGTCGATCTCGACCAGCCGGCGCAGCGACTCGACGAACGTCTCCGCCGGCAGCTCCGGCATGGCCAGCCGCTGGGCGGAGGCGA comes from Micromonospora purpureochromogenes and encodes:
- a CDS encoding branched-chain amino acid aminotransferase, which codes for MSGGDKLDFEIRPNPAPVSAADRAALLANPGFGRVFTDHMVTIRYAEGKGWYDARVEARAPIPMDPASAVLHYAQEIFEGLKAYRTADGAVTMFRPEANANRFIASAQRLAMPELPAETFVESLRRLVEIDREWIPDGPDASLYLRPFMFASEVFLGVRPANEYLYCVIASPAGAYFAGGVKPVTVWVSPDYTRAAPGGTGAAKCGGNYAASLAAQAEAIEAGCDQVVFLDAVERRFVDELGGMNVFFVYDDNTLVTPPLTGTILPGITRDAVLTLAAAAGHRVEERPVSFADWQADAASGRLREVFACGTAAVVTPIGRVRFPDGEFLIGGGEPGRSTMALREQLVSIQRGEAEDPHGWVQRVL